Proteins encoded together in one Aurantiacibacter aquimixticola window:
- a CDS encoding CaiB/BaiF CoA transferase family protein gives MGKLTGTTVLDLSLFLPGPMMTRLMADQGARVIKVEPPGGDPARAMEPFEGGHSVWFANCNRGKESRALDLKSDEGKLALRELIGEADVFVEGFRPGVMKRLGFDYEAVRAINPRIIYCSISAFGQEGALAHHPAHDMAVQALTGHMSLNDAPDGRPVVPGVPSADMAASLTALSAVLMALIGRDQTGEGDYIDCAMFDSLLPWITHVAGDAIAGGQAPVSARQRSTGGAALYQVYTTSDDRHIVLAGREPKFAVNLLTALGRQDLIDDAERPAGEQGELIAFLRATFATRSRDAWVEWFAEKDIAFAPVLDCREALDQPHIAERELLVEGPEGGHLIAPPIRFASEDWRPATVPELGE, from the coding sequence ATGGGCAAGCTGACCGGCACCACTGTCCTCGACCTGTCGCTGTTCCTGCCGGGGCCGATGATGACGCGTCTGATGGCGGACCAGGGCGCGCGGGTCATCAAGGTCGAGCCGCCCGGTGGTGATCCGGCGCGGGCGATGGAGCCATTCGAAGGCGGCCATTCGGTGTGGTTCGCCAATTGCAATCGCGGCAAGGAAAGCCGGGCGCTCGATCTGAAGTCCGATGAGGGCAAGCTCGCTCTGCGCGAATTGATCGGAGAGGCGGACGTCTTCGTCGAAGGCTTCCGTCCGGGCGTGATGAAACGGCTCGGTTTCGATTACGAAGCGGTGCGCGCAATCAATCCGCGCATCATCTATTGCTCGATCTCGGCCTTCGGGCAGGAAGGCGCGCTCGCACATCATCCTGCGCACGACATGGCGGTGCAGGCATTGACCGGGCACATGTCGCTGAACGATGCGCCCGACGGCAGGCCCGTCGTGCCCGGCGTGCCGAGCGCCGACATGGCCGCCAGCCTCACCGCGCTCTCTGCCGTGCTAATGGCGCTCATCGGGCGCGACCAAACGGGGGAAGGCGATTATATCGATTGCGCCATGTTCGACAGCCTGCTGCCGTGGATCACCCATGTCGCAGGCGATGCCATCGCGGGCGGACAAGCGCCGGTAAGCGCGCGGCAGCGTTCTACCGGGGGCGCAGCGCTTTACCAGGTTTACACTACCTCCGACGATCGGCACATCGTCCTCGCTGGCCGCGAGCCCAAGTTCGCGGTCAATCTACTAACGGCGCTGGGGCGGCAGGACCTGATCGATGACGCCGAACGTCCTGCGGGCGAGCAAGGGGAACTGATCGCCTTCTTGCGCGCGACGTTCGCGACCCGGTCGCGCGACGCCTGGGTCGAATGGTTCGCCGAAAAGGATATCGCCTTCGCGCCGGTCCTCGACTGTCGCGAAGCGTTAGACCAGCCCCATATCGCCGAGCGTGAATTGCTGGTGGAAGGGCCGGAAGGCGGTCATCTGATTGCCCCTCCGATCCGCTTTGCGAGCGAGGACTGGCGGCCGGCAACGGTGCCGGAGCTCGGCGAATGA
- a CDS encoding GntR family transcriptional regulator produces MADTAAKSPKARIPRYLQVAGELREAIMAGRFSNGTTFPTETTLCQQYDVSRFTIREALKRLQAEGLIARKRGSGTVVQPAAARGGALHQPLSNVGEILQYARDSKVAYESKGRGPLPTEVAEQTGEDLAGDWTCFRGVRRHPDRRRAIAVTEAYFHERLDDAVETLDLSAGTLFSQIERSSGVRVGKVTQDIQAIAADADIARDLNLDEGDPVLRILRCYYDPTGTIFEISVSFHPGDRFAYSMHIDVEG; encoded by the coding sequence TTGGCTGACACCGCTGCCAAATCCCCGAAAGCCCGCATTCCTCGCTACCTGCAGGTGGCGGGGGAGTTGCGTGAAGCGATCATGGCCGGGCGGTTTTCCAACGGTACGACATTCCCCACGGAAACGACGCTGTGCCAGCAATACGATGTCAGCCGTTTTACCATTCGGGAGGCGCTGAAGCGATTGCAGGCGGAGGGGCTCATCGCCCGCAAGCGCGGCAGCGGAACGGTTGTGCAACCAGCGGCCGCGCGCGGCGGCGCGCTGCACCAGCCGCTCAGCAATGTCGGCGAAATCCTGCAATATGCGCGCGACTCCAAGGTCGCTTACGAAAGCAAGGGCCGTGGCCCACTGCCGACCGAAGTCGCCGAGCAAACGGGCGAGGACCTGGCGGGCGACTGGACGTGCTTTCGCGGCGTGCGTCGCCATCCGGACAGGCGACGCGCGATCGCGGTGACCGAAGCTTATTTTCACGAGCGGCTCGACGATGCCGTGGAAACGCTCGATCTTTCGGCAGGGACGCTGTTCAGTCAGATCGAACGGAGCTCCGGCGTACGCGTCGGCAAGGTTACGCAGGATATCCAGGCGATTGCCGCCGATGCCGATATCGCTCGTGATCTCAACCTGGACGAAGGCGATCCGGTCCTGCGCATTCTGCGGTGCTATTACGATCCCACGGGCACCATATTCGAGATTTCGGTGAGCTTCCATCCGGGCGACCGCTTCGCCTATTCGATGCATATCGACGTCGAGGGCTAG
- a CDS encoding MmgE/PrpD family protein encodes MSKPLLSQLAERLARPVGESDRQRARLHLLDWLACVAGGRDMEAGHLASALSGSGWGRSTYVGNALEMDDVHRTALLHPGPVIWPVAMSMGSAPLSARLDAAIRGYEAMIAVGAALDAHHYAHWHPTTTAGMIGAAAAFGSLIGFAPVEYANAMGNAASVSGGLWHMRHDDVLTKQWHIYHAVRTGRDAALHVHYGATGPQGILEGAQGLFEAMTAHPTRLREAGDGWLIHEVSFKPFAACRHAHPAIDAAMQLREQGELRAPFKIETYADALTFCDRPDPQTELEAKFSVQHSVAVVAAGRDAAPADFTMQAIAELADLRSQVSVSEDPAITARYPKHFGARVNGLELVDTLGDPERPVSDDLIVAKMQTLGAWGGIADADRAAEMALRGDDPAAIDAMLEDWLA; translated from the coding sequence ATGAGCAAACCTCTCCTTTCGCAACTGGCCGAAAGACTGGCCCGTCCGGTTGGGGAAAGTGATCGGCAACGCGCACGGCTGCACCTGCTCGACTGGCTCGCCTGTGTGGCCGGCGGGCGCGACATGGAGGCAGGACATCTCGCAAGTGCGCTTTCGGGCAGCGGTTGGGGGCGCTCGACCTATGTCGGCAACGCCCTGGAAATGGACGACGTTCATCGCACCGCTCTTCTCCATCCAGGTCCGGTAATCTGGCCCGTGGCGATGAGTATGGGCAGCGCGCCGCTGTCGGCGCGGCTGGACGCTGCCATCCGGGGATATGAAGCGATGATCGCCGTAGGGGCAGCGCTCGATGCCCATCACTACGCGCATTGGCATCCGACCACGACGGCGGGCATGATCGGTGCGGCGGCGGCATTCGGATCGCTGATCGGCTTCGCGCCGGTCGAATATGCGAACGCCATGGGCAATGCGGCCAGCGTTTCGGGCGGGCTGTGGCACATGCGGCACGATGACGTGCTGACCAAGCAATGGCACATATATCACGCTGTTCGTACGGGGCGCGACGCGGCGCTGCATGTGCACTACGGGGCGACCGGTCCTCAGGGTATCCTCGAAGGCGCTCAGGGTCTGTTCGAAGCGATGACAGCGCATCCGACCCGCCTCAGAGAAGCGGGCGATGGCTGGCTGATCCACGAGGTCAGCTTCAAGCCGTTTGCCGCCTGCCGCCACGCCCATCCCGCCATCGATGCGGCGATGCAGCTGCGCGAGCAGGGCGAACTGCGAGCGCCTTTCAAGATCGAAACCTACGCCGATGCGCTCACCTTCTGCGACCGGCCCGATCCACAGACCGAGCTCGAAGCGAAATTCTCGGTCCAGCATTCGGTCGCGGTGGTCGCCGCGGGGCGTGACGCCGCGCCTGCCGACTTCACGATGCAGGCCATCGCCGAGTTGGCAGATCTGCGTTCACAGGTCAGCGTATCCGAAGACCCCGCGATTACCGCGCGCTATCCCAAGCACTTTGGAGCGCGTGTCAACGGGCTGGAGCTAGTCGATACGCTCGGCGATCCCGAGCGGCCGGTGAGCGACGATCTTATCGTCGCAAAGATGCAGACATTGGGCGCGTGGGGCGGCATCGCCGATGCGGACAGGGCTGCCGAAATGGCGCTGCGCGGTGACGATCCTGCCGCCATCGACGCAATGCTCGAGGACTGGCTCGCATGA
- a CDS encoding MmgE/PrpD family protein: protein MSATADLLAFADADHALPVAVRADAVRLLGDTLAVGAAGVGAPGEEAILSVARGFGAGEEALLIGTAERLPAPSAAFVNGYRIHCLEWDAVHEPAVVHAMSAVTAALGAAIDRRGGCDPNDALTALAIGVDIAAGLGLAADSPLTFFRPATAGVIGAALAVARIDGAPLHDTLGIALCSAAGTMQPHLEGLATLPFQVANAARAAITASDLAKTGLPGPKDALEGPFGYFTLFDHGDLSRYTATLGKRWLISEVSVKPFPSGRASHAALGALQEFAGMQVERAELACPPLIHRLVGRPYRPDMTPAYARLCLQWLGALMLTDGHIDPRRFTDETMADPQLGDLAQKLSLVADSNDDPNALFPQQLRVTLSDGTKRTVEIAHTLGSPGNPLTEAQCRAKHDLARELAPAAADPRIFDDPLAYFTDTA from the coding sequence ATGAGCGCGACAGCTGACCTCCTTGCCTTCGCCGACGCGGACCACGCGCTGCCCGTAGCCGTGCGCGCGGATGCGGTTCGGCTGTTGGGTGATACTTTAGCAGTCGGAGCGGCTGGCGTCGGCGCTCCGGGCGAGGAGGCTATCCTGTCGGTCGCGCGCGGCTTCGGAGCCGGCGAAGAGGCCCTGCTCATCGGCACGGCGGAACGCTTGCCCGCGCCCTCTGCTGCCTTCGTCAACGGCTATCGCATTCATTGCCTCGAATGGGACGCGGTGCACGAACCGGCTGTCGTTCACGCGATGAGCGCGGTCACCGCGGCGCTGGGGGCGGCGATCGACCGGCGTGGCGGATGCGACCCAAACGATGCTTTGACCGCGCTTGCCATCGGTGTCGATATTGCCGCCGGGCTTGGTCTTGCCGCCGATAGTCCGCTGACATTCTTTCGTCCCGCAACAGCGGGCGTGATTGGAGCGGCGCTTGCAGTGGCCAGGATCGACGGGGCACCGCTGCATGACACGCTCGGCATTGCGCTGTGTTCTGCTGCGGGGACGATGCAACCACATTTGGAGGGATTGGCGACTTTGCCGTTCCAGGTGGCCAATGCCGCTCGAGCCGCCATCACCGCTAGCGATCTTGCCAAGACGGGCCTGCCCGGCCCGAAGGACGCGCTGGAAGGTCCATTCGGCTATTTCACGTTGTTCGATCATGGCGATCTCAGCCGTTACACCGCGACGCTGGGCAAGCGATGGCTGATCTCCGAAGTCAGCGTAAAGCCTTTCCCGAGCGGGCGGGCAAGTCATGCGGCGCTCGGTGCGCTGCAAGAATTCGCCGGGATGCAGGTGGAGCGGGCCGAACTCGCCTGTCCGCCCTTGATCCATCGATTGGTCGGTCGCCCCTACAGACCGGACATGACCCCCGCCTATGCCCGCCTCTGTCTGCAATGGCTCGGCGCGCTGATGCTTACGGACGGCCACATCGACCCGCGCCGCTTCACGGACGAAACCATGGCTGATCCGCAGCTAGGCGACCTCGCACAGAAACTTTCGCTCGTGGCCGATAGCAATGACGACCCGAACGCGCTCTTTCCGCAGCAATTGCGCGTCACGCTCTCGGACGGCACCAAGCGCACCGTTGAAATCGCGCATACGCTCGGCAGTCCGGGCAATCCGCTGACGGAAGCGCAGTGCCGGGCGAAGCACGATCTTGCCCGCGAACTCGCGCCCGCCGCAGCCGATCCGCGCATTTTCGATGATCCGCTTGCCTATTTCACGGATACCGCATGA
- a CDS encoding phenylacetate--CoA ligase family protein, translating to MTYPTYFEALDHRQMLEDYPVGEAFAVRYRDMGRDELFTLQDAQFRKLMRRGWEIPFYQRLWGAQGIEAGDIRGLEDIGKLPVYDKSDLMASIAEHPPYGDFHGMGDPSTRPPTVFHTTSGTTGKPQVLMFGPKGREVGNLLVGRMYRWMGLSPDDVVHSVYGHGMINGGHYIREAVTKFTNSVFLSAGTGIETRSVNQVQLMADFGVTCIVGFVDYVRKLADTAEELGLFDKIDIKMIIGHLGTEDRSATEQAWHGAKAFDWYGVGDTGCIAGEGPERDGLYVWEDAQYLELLDVDTGSVVERGGTGDMVVTCLYKDDIAPCIRFNTHDITHELDGSGEIAFKRIAGFKGRSDNMVKLRGINVFPHAIGAIIENRPDLTGEYVCHLTRDAAQKDHMTVTLESRGDSDRDELSETLRRGLGVEVDIRLTEPGGTAAATEIDKRQKPLRLIDERNV from the coding sequence ATGACCTACCCGACTTATTTCGAAGCGCTCGATCACCGGCAGATGCTCGAGGACTATCCTGTCGGCGAAGCCTTTGCAGTGCGCTATCGCGATATGGGCCGGGACGAGCTGTTTACGCTTCAGGATGCGCAGTTCCGTAAGCTTATGCGGCGCGGGTGGGAGATCCCGTTCTATCAACGCCTTTGGGGAGCGCAGGGCATCGAGGCGGGCGACATTCGCGGGTTAGAGGACATTGGTAAGCTGCCCGTATACGACAAGAGCGACCTGATGGCGTCGATCGCGGAACATCCGCCCTATGGCGATTTCCACGGCATGGGCGACCCGTCCACGCGCCCTCCCACTGTCTTCCACACCACCAGCGGCACGACCGGCAAGCCACAGGTCCTGATGTTCGGTCCGAAGGGGCGTGAAGTCGGCAATCTTCTGGTTGGCCGCATGTATCGCTGGATGGGCCTCTCGCCCGATGATGTCGTCCATTCGGTGTACGGCCATGGCATGATCAATGGGGGGCATTACATCCGGGAGGCGGTGACGAAGTTCACCAATTCGGTCTTCCTGAGCGCAGGGACCGGGATCGAAACGCGCAGCGTGAATCAAGTGCAACTGATGGCCGATTTCGGCGTCACCTGCATCGTCGGCTTCGTCGACTACGTTCGCAAGCTGGCCGACACCGCAGAGGAGCTCGGCCTGTTCGACAAGATCGATATCAAGATGATCATCGGCCATCTGGGAACGGAGGATCGCAGCGCGACCGAACAGGCGTGGCACGGCGCGAAAGCCTTTGATTGGTATGGCGTAGGCGATACAGGATGCATCGCGGGCGAGGGGCCGGAGCGCGATGGCCTCTATGTCTGGGAAGACGCGCAATATCTCGAACTGCTCGACGTCGATACCGGCTCAGTGGTGGAGCGGGGTGGCACCGGAGACATGGTCGTCACCTGCCTTTACAAGGACGATATCGCACCCTGCATCCGCTTCAACACCCATGATATCACGCATGAGCTGGACGGATCCGGAGAGATCGCCTTCAAGCGCATCGCCGGGTTCAAGGGCCGCAGCGACAACATGGTGAAGCTGCGCGGCATCAACGTCTTTCCACATGCGATCGGCGCCATCATCGAGAACCGTCCGGACCTGACGGGCGAGTATGTCTGCCACCTTACGCGCGACGCGGCGCAGAAGGATCACATGACGGTGACCTTGGAAAGTCGTGGTGACAGCGACCGGGATGAGCTTTCGGAAACTCTCCGGCGCGGACTCGGTGTGGAAGTCGACATACGCCTTACCGAACCTGGCGGAACGGCGGCCGCAACCGAGATAGACAAGCGCCAGAAGCCGCTTCGCCTGATAGACGAGCGCAATGTCTGA
- a CDS encoding amidase, which yields MSDPIDLSAIRQRDEALNAFVGWDDRAEGGEGPLAGMTVGVKGNIAVKGLPWTTGLAAYRERVAGEDAATVAALRRAGAAVIGALNMEEGALGAKTDNPFYGPVQNPHRLGYSPGGSSGGSGAAVAAGLVDAALGTDTMGSIRIPASHCGIYGFKPATDRVSQHGLEPADLSLDAIGPLARDLDTLERVARAMSDFGEDETDQAGAVLADHGVEVDPQVAGVFDDVLAALSKPPAPVTLDHRNSRIRFAGFIHVSRAMAEHLVAVGSLSAHLQKLLAYGPQRAPDKLAEDSVVLDAAKRRVREIVAEHGYLIMPTVPNTPFPHSQAEPAAQADFTCLANIAALPALSLPAGWTQDGLPIGVQIVGRAGCEAGLFAFARHLDETMRAYRPPAAD from the coding sequence ATGTCTGATCCTATCGATCTTTCTGCTATTCGCCAGCGAGACGAGGCACTGAACGCCTTCGTCGGCTGGGACGACCGCGCCGAAGGAGGCGAAGGCCCGCTTGCGGGCATGACCGTCGGCGTGAAGGGAAACATCGCGGTCAAAGGCCTTCCTTGGACCACCGGCCTCGCGGCGTATCGCGAGCGGGTTGCTGGGGAGGATGCAGCGACCGTAGCCGCCCTTCGCCGGGCGGGCGCGGCGGTGATCGGTGCCCTCAACATGGAAGAAGGCGCGCTCGGCGCGAAAACGGACAATCCATTTTACGGCCCGGTGCAAAACCCGCATCGCTTGGGATATTCGCCGGGCGGCTCCAGCGGCGGCAGCGGAGCGGCAGTGGCAGCCGGGCTGGTCGATGCGGCTCTTGGTACGGACACCATGGGTTCGATCCGCATTCCGGCAAGCCATTGCGGCATATACGGCTTCAAACCCGCGACCGATCGGGTCAGCCAGCATGGATTGGAGCCCGCCGATCTGTCGCTCGACGCGATCGGCCCCCTGGCCCGCGATCTCGACACTCTGGAGCGCGTGGCGCGCGCCATGTCGGACTTTGGCGAGGATGAGACAGATCAGGCAGGCGCGGTGCTCGCGGATCACGGTGTGGAGGTCGATCCGCAGGTTGCCGGCGTCTTCGACGACGTTCTGGCTGCCCTGTCTAAGCCGCCAGCGCCCGTGACGCTCGATCACCGCAATTCGCGTATCCGCTTTGCAGGTTTCATCCACGTGTCGCGCGCCATGGCTGAGCATCTTGTGGCCGTAGGCAGCTTGTCCGCCCATCTGCAAAAGCTGCTTGCCTATGGGCCTCAGCGCGCGCCTGACAAATTGGCGGAGGACAGCGTTGTTCTCGATGCGGCGAAACGGCGAGTGCGCGAGATCGTGGCCGAGCACGGCTATCTGATCATGCCGACCGTTCCCAACACGCCTTTCCCTCATAGCCAAGCAGAGCCTGCTGCACAGGCCGACTTCACCTGCCTTGCCAATATTGCGGCATTGCCAGCTCTGTCGCTTCCCGCCGGATGGACCCAGGACGGTTTGCCGATCGGCGTGCAAATCGTCGGGCGCGCGGGCTGTGAGGCAGGGCTGTTCGCTTTCGCACGCCACCTCGACGAGACTATGCGGGCCTACCGCCCGCCAGCAGCAGATTAG
- a CDS encoding REDY-like protein HapK: MRIICLFNLKDGVDIAEYEEWAKTRDIPKVNGLGSVESFTVHRAASVFGDDKATPHFGYIEIIDIIGMDEFVADISSDNFQQAAAPFQGFADNPQFIITEEL; this comes from the coding sequence ATGCGCATCATTTGCCTGTTCAACCTGAAGGACGGTGTCGATATCGCCGAATATGAGGAGTGGGCGAAGACTCGCGATATTCCGAAGGTGAATGGCTTGGGTTCGGTCGAAAGCTTTACCGTGCACCGCGCCGCCAGCGTTTTCGGAGATGATAAGGCAACGCCGCATTTCGGCTATATCGAGATCATCGATATCATCGGGATGGACGAATTCGTGGCCGACATTTCGAGCGACAACTTCCAGCAGGCTGCGGCGCCCTTTCAGGGGTTCGCCGACAATCCGCAATTCATCATTACCGAGGAGCTGTGA
- a CDS encoding SDR family NAD(P)-dependent oxidoreductase: MGRFTGRTVVVTGSGKKKGLGQGILQAFADEGANCVVSDMALDDEADAVAEELRGRGAKVATIACDVSDAARCQALVAKAIEHFGRIDVFVNNAGIGFKMKPLLDVDTADEWDQVLAVNLSGAFYCTQAAARAMVDAGKGGRIINIASQAAKTGFPHLPAYVSSKHGMVGLTRASAVELGAHGITVNAVCPNHVTTGLGARQNEYFSKLLGFDKVEDYLANMAAKNPMGRPGLPSDTAAACLWLASDEAIYVTGEALNVTGGEEMH, translated from the coding sequence GTGGGCCGCTTCACGGGCAGGACGGTGGTCGTCACCGGATCGGGCAAGAAGAAGGGGCTGGGCCAGGGCATTTTGCAAGCCTTCGCCGATGAAGGCGCGAATTGCGTTGTCTCGGACATGGCGCTCGATGACGAAGCCGATGCGGTGGCCGAAGAATTGCGCGGTCGCGGCGCGAAGGTGGCAACGATCGCTTGCGACGTGTCCGATGCCGCTCGCTGTCAGGCTCTCGTGGCGAAGGCTATCGAACATTTCGGCAGAATCGACGTGTTCGTTAACAACGCCGGAATCGGCTTCAAAATGAAGCCGCTACTTGATGTCGACACTGCGGACGAGTGGGACCAAGTGCTTGCAGTCAACCTGTCCGGCGCGTTCTACTGCACGCAGGCGGCCGCGCGCGCCATGGTCGATGCGGGCAAAGGCGGGCGCATTATCAACATCGCCAGCCAGGCCGCGAAAACCGGCTTTCCGCATCTGCCCGCCTATGTCTCCAGCAAGCATGGTATGGTAGGCCTCACTCGCGCATCCGCCGTCGAGCTGGGCGCGCATGGGATCACCGTGAACGCAGTGTGCCCTAACCATGTTACGACCGGCCTGGGTGCACGGCAGAACGAGTATTTCAGTAAACTACTCGGTTTCGATAAGGTAGAAGACTACCTTGCCAACATGGCTGCAAAGAACCCGATGGGGCGGCCCGGCCTGCCATCCGATACCGCCGCCGCCTGCCTCTGGCTCGCCAGCGATGAAGCGATCTATGTTACGGGCGAGGCGCTAAATGTCACTGGCGGCGAGGAGATGCATTGA
- a CDS encoding polysaccharide deacetylase family protein: protein MQEERIDWSGGEKLALSVVVNVEEGSEMTIARGDRGMEPVDELGVFVKSPIRNYSNESNYLYGIKAGAPRIVKLLKQYDITASWTVAAMALKNHPEIAEAIVHLGHEPVSHGWRWVHQFKMDEDAERKFIRRTTESIEQTCGVRPYGWLSRYLLTDNTRRLLIEDGYAYHMDDYSGDVPFWDRDTDPDNPMVIVPYQLDSNDMKMWTDPALTPHQWLDYAKANFDQLYHEGEAGNPKMMSLGLHLRIIGRPGRIWALEEFFRHVRVHEGVWVTTRKAIADHFRETNPV, encoded by the coding sequence ATGCAGGAAGAGCGGATCGACTGGTCGGGCGGCGAAAAGCTGGCGTTGAGCGTAGTCGTCAATGTCGAGGAAGGCAGCGAGATGACGATCGCCCGCGGCGATCGGGGCATGGAGCCGGTCGACGAGCTGGGCGTGTTCGTGAAATCGCCGATCCGCAACTACTCCAATGAGAGCAATTACCTTTACGGCATCAAGGCGGGCGCGCCGCGAATCGTGAAGCTCCTGAAACAGTACGATATCACCGCCAGCTGGACGGTCGCCGCGATGGCGCTAAAAAACCATCCCGAAATTGCCGAAGCCATCGTGCATCTGGGACATGAACCCGTCAGCCATGGCTGGCGCTGGGTCCACCAGTTCAAGATGGACGAAGATGCCGAGCGCAAGTTCATCCGCAGGACGACCGAGAGCATAGAGCAAACATGCGGCGTGCGACCTTATGGCTGGCTCAGCCGCTACCTCCTCACGGACAATACGCGCCGGCTGCTGATTGAGGATGGCTACGCCTATCATATGGACGATTATTCGGGCGACGTGCCCTTCTGGGATCGGGACACCGATCCCGACAACCCGATGGTGATCGTTCCCTATCAGCTAGACAGCAACGACATGAAGATGTGGACCGATCCGGCGCTCACTCCGCATCAATGGCTCGATTACGCAAAAGCGAATTTCGACCAGCTTTATCACGAGGGCGAGGCGGGCAATCCGAAGATGATGAGTCTGGGTTTGCACTTGCGCATCATCGGGCGACCGGGCCGCATCTGGGCACTGGAAGAATTCTTTCGCCATGTGCGCGTGCATGAGGGTGTCTGGGTGACCACGCGCAAGGCTATTGCCGATCATTTTCGCGAGACGAATCCGGTATGA
- a CDS encoding enoyl-CoA hydratase/isomerase family protein, translating into MSLRLEKYGSVAHLLIDRPEKRNAFTTAMWQATPDLLADAADDPDVRVLVIRSAEAGGVFCAGADIKEMLANKDDAEWRAANQTAINRVQHELARLSVPTIAFVEGDCVGGGCGIALACDLRVAKAKARFGITPGKLGLVYPLHDVKLLVDLVGPGQAKRMLFTGELLGAQEAARIGLVELLADSPDALIEQLLAASPHSIREIKRVVRRVLDGQSDDDVETRAIFAEAFIRPDFHEGTAAFVEKRKPDFGG; encoded by the coding sequence ATGAGCCTGCGCCTCGAAAAATACGGCTCCGTGGCGCACCTGCTGATCGACCGACCGGAAAAGCGCAACGCCTTCACCACTGCGATGTGGCAGGCGACGCCCGATCTTCTCGCCGATGCGGCAGACGATCCGGACGTGCGCGTACTCGTGATCCGCTCGGCGGAGGCTGGCGGCGTGTTCTGCGCTGGAGCGGACATCAAGGAGATGCTCGCGAACAAGGACGATGCCGAATGGCGCGCGGCGAACCAGACGGCGATCAACCGCGTGCAGCATGAGCTTGCGCGTCTGAGCGTGCCGACGATTGCCTTTGTCGAAGGCGACTGTGTCGGCGGCGGTTGCGGCATCGCTCTCGCCTGCGATCTGCGGGTGGCCAAAGCGAAAGCGCGCTTCGGCATCACCCCGGGCAAGCTCGGACTGGTCTATCCGCTGCATGATGTGAAATTGCTCGTCGATCTCGTCGGACCGGGCCAGGCCAAACGGATGCTGTTCACCGGCGAACTGCTCGGCGCACAGGAGGCGGCGCGGATCGGATTGGTCGAGCTGCTGGCCGATAGTCCCGACGCATTGATCGAGCAATTGCTGGCCGCCAGCCCGCATTCCATCCGCGAGATCAAGCGCGTCGTGCGCCGTGTGCTCGATGGACAGTCGGATGACGATGTCGAAACCCGAGCGATCTTCGCCGAGGCATTCATTCGACCCGATTTTCACGAGGGCACCGCTGCTTTCGTTGAAAAGCGCAAACCGGATTTCGGCGGTTGA
- a CDS encoding VOC family protein — MSTVPNLEEGLRAYRDVLGLELVERGELPKDLANSWGCPANVRSPYAVFRPVSGEPCWFRLVEQPAHANFRPTRTYGWAAFECTVEDVWRWPKELPADLFTIVGMPKNIANMKPTFIPMQALGPGREMVYLNEVLTPQSDLFLPPAKSPVDRIFICVLATPDREASVAWYVDALGFDRGTDYTIPYTMINKAFDLSAGTQTTLTMVQKDRMPIVEVDDYPEAATHRPRHEGMLPPGNALVTLAVNDLDACQVDWIASPALRDGALYEGRRAGTTHGRAGELLELVETQ; from the coding sequence TTGTCCACTGTCCCCAACCTCGAAGAGGGCTTGCGCGCCTATCGCGACGTGCTCGGGCTGGAGCTTGTCGAGCGTGGCGAGCTGCCAAAGGACCTTGCGAACAGCTGGGGCTGCCCGGCGAACGTCCGATCGCCCTACGCAGTCTTTCGTCCCGTGAGCGGTGAGCCATGCTGGTTTCGTCTGGTCGAGCAGCCAGCGCATGCCAATTTTCGTCCGACCCGCACATATGGCTGGGCCGCGTTCGAATGCACGGTCGAGGATGTGTGGCGCTGGCCGAAGGAATTGCCTGCGGATCTGTTCACCATCGTCGGCATGCCGAAGAATATTGCGAACATGAAGCCCACATTCATTCCCATGCAGGCGCTCGGGCCAGGGCGGGAAATGGTCTACCTGAACGAGGTTCTGACGCCGCAATCGGATCTCTTTCTGCCACCGGCGAAATCACCCGTAGATCGCATTTTTATCTGCGTGCTCGCCACGCCCGATCGCGAAGCCAGCGTGGCATGGTATGTCGATGCGCTGGGGTTTGACCGGGGTACGGATTATACCATCCCGTACACCATGATAAATAAGGCGTTCGATCTGTCGGCTGGCACGCAAACGACGCTCACCATGGTGCAGAAAGATCGGATGCCTATCGTCGAGGTGGACGACTATCCCGAGGCGGCGACACACCGTCCTCGTCACGAAGGCATGCTGCCGCCTGGAAATGCCCTCGTGACGCTGGCTGTAAACGATCTCGATGCTTGCCAGGTCGACTGGATTGCCTCGCCGGCGCTTCGCGACGGCGCGCTCTATGAGGGGCGACGTGCCGGCACCACGCACGGCCGGGCGGGTGAGCTGCTCGAACTGGTGGAAACGCAATGA